Part of the Thermococcus sp. 18S1 genome, GAACCGCGTATGCCCGTCGGTGCTCTCCTTGACCTTCCTAACCGGCACCCTCTTTGTGGAATCCTCCCCCTCTCCCGCCCCCAAGGCCTTAACGTAAAGGATCACCCTCTTCGGCGGTTCTTTGACCTCCGTTTCTATCCTCACCTCTCGTTCCCGCATTTCACCACCTCTGGTCAGCACGGTCACGACGAGGTTCTCTTCTCCCTCGATTTCCCACGAATAGCTCCTGCCCACCGGTATTCTGGCTTTGATTACAAGCACGTTGCGCCTGGCCTTCCCACGTCCGAAGATGCCCATGCTGAACGACACCCCAAGCGCGAGCAGGAGAAGCGGAGGGGCCAGGTAGTACAGCTCCCCAAAATCCACCCCTCTCCCGGTGAGGTAATCAATCGCCCACAGGAACATCAGGGCGGACGTTACCGTTGCCACGGCCATTACCAGGAGAGAGGGGTAAACAACGCCCGCAACGTCCCCATCGGGAATTTCCCACTCACTCATAATCCTCTCCTTCTCAATCAGCTCCCCGATGTAGTCATCAACTATCGAGACAATGACGAGGACGGGGATGTAGAAGAACGCCCGTGAAGTTGGGAGCAGCACGTTTTTCTCCAACGCATCCATCAGGGGCGGGTACAGGGTCGGGAAAGCTATTTCGACCAGGGGGGAGACCCTCATTATCAGGTACAGCATGTTCGCGAAGTAGGCGAGGGATATCAACCATCCGGGAGACTCACCGTTGAGAACTATAAACCCCACCAACGCGGCCACGCCGAGGCGGATCAGCGTTTCTGGAGCTGCGATTCCGAGTCCACCAAGAAACGCCGTCAGAGGGGCTATCGAGGCCAGCATGTCCGAAACTATGAGTATCATTGGCACCAAAACTGCCAGCCTCAGTGCGGTCAGGACGTGATCAGTTCTCATCTTATCAGCCTCACTGTTTTTGTAACGACGGAGGTCACGTCTTCCCTGGTCGGGTCCCAGAGGATTGAGTACACCCCAGCCCTTAGAAGGTCGTGCCGGAGGGCCCGCTTCTCCAGCAGTATCAGCGAGCTGACGTCCCTCTCCAAAAGCGAGTACGTGGATACATCGAACACGAGCATTGGAAGCCGTTTATCCCGGTATATCGGACGAAGCCTTCTTATGCCCTCCCTGATCTCAGCCAGTCTTTCGGGGAGCAGGTTTGAGACGTAAATCACAAGGGGGGTGTAGCGGATAATCACGTGCTTGAGGCCTTCCACGGCGCGAACAAAGTCCTCCTTTTCAACCTCAACCTCTTCAAGCTCCAGGAGCGTTTTAACCATGATATAGAGCTGTTTTGAGCCGGTAGCGGGAAGGATGAGCTTCCCGTGGCCCACTACGTAGAGACCAACGTTGTAGTTCCTCTTTGTGAAGTAGTACGCCAGGGAAGAGACGAGCTGGATGCTGTATTCCAGGGGGTTTTCCACGGAGGAGCCAACTTTGGAGCCCGTTGCGTCTATGATGAAAAGCACCGTCTTTTTGCCCTCCTTCTCGAACTCGTTTACCAGAACCTCACCCTTCCTGGCGGACGCCTTCCAGTTTATGAAGCGGACGGGGTCGCCCGCGCGGTACTCCCTTATCTCCCTGAAGTCCGTGGAGGCCACGCCCCTGATGGAGACGCTCGTCACGGGGATGGGAATCTGGGACTTTGTAACGGGCGTTCTGGTCCTCTTCGGAAGGCTTACGCGCGGCAGCACTGATAGGTAGGTTTCTTCACCAAAAACACCCCACCTGCTCGGTTTAAGCCCAAAGACGTGGTATCCCAGCACCTCACTGCGGCCGATGCGGTACCTGCCCCTCTTCGCGGGTTTGATGACGTACTCATACTCCACCACCAGTTCCCGGGGCCCCTTGAAAAACGCCCGGACGTTGCTCCCATCCACCAGCGCGAACTCCTCCGGGAGGGCGTCCCTTATCACCACGAAGCCGAGGCCGCGCCTGACCTTGAGGTGCACGCTGACCCTCAGTTCTTCCCCCACCCGAAGGTTCGTTTTAACGAGCTTCCTCTCAACCGATATTCCCTCCGGGGGATCAACCAAAAGCCCCACCGCCAGCACCGTCATGGGAATTATCGCCAGGTACGCCAGTCCCGGCATGGAGAAGATTATCCCGGCTGCGATGAACCAGAGGGCGGTGGAGATGAAGGAGCGGGCCGCGGTCATCACTCCTCACGCTCGAACTCTTTGGGAACCGGAACCCTCTTAACCGCCGCCTCGACGACCTCCCGACCGCTCACCCCCTCAAAGGCGTACTCAGCCCCGAGAACGATTCTGTGGGCCAGTGCATCTATGACGTATCTCTTGACGTCATCTGGAACAACGAAATCCCTGCCGTTCATCATGGCGTTCGCCTTGGAAACCTTCAGCAGCGCCAGAGCGCCTCTGGGACTCGGGCCCGCCTCAACCCTTTCGTCCTTTCTGACCTCCCTGACGATTCCCGCGATGTATTTGAGAACCTCGTCGTGTATGAACACCTCGTGCTCAACGAACGCCTGCATCTCCAGGAACGTGCCCCTGTCCATGACCGGCTCCATGTCAGCGGTTGGGTCGTCCTTGCCCCACGATATCCTTGCCTTAAGGATTCCAACTTCGTCATCCAGGCTCTTAGGATAACCCACGCTCATTCTGAGGAGGAACCTGTCGAGCTGGGCCTCCGGGAGGGGGTAGGTTCCCTCGTACTCGATGGGGTTCTGGGTGGCTATCACGAAGAAGGGCATCTCAAGCTTCATGGTGTCGCCCTCTATGGTCACTTGGCGTTCCTCCATCGCCTCGAGCAGTGCCGATTGGGTCTTGGGGGGAGCGCGGTTTATCTCGTCCGCCAGAAGAACGTGGGTAAAGATCGGCCCCTTTATGAGCTCAAACGTTCCAAGGTTCTGCCTCCAGACTTTGGTCCCTATGATATCGCTCGGCAGCAGGTCGGGCGTGAACTGAACTCTGCGGTACTCCAGGCCGAGGGCGCGGCCGAAGGCCTTAGCAAGCAGGGTTTTCCCCAGACCCGGGTGGTCTTCAAAGAGTATGTTTCCATTTACGAGAGCTGCTGCCAGCGTTTTCCTCACAACCTCCTCGTTGCCGATGTAAACCTTCGAAACAACCGAGACGACTTCATCACAGAGGGTTGCGTAGGACTCCGCGTTCATCTTTTACCCCCCATATACTCTTCAATCTTTTCGATGGCAGATTTAACAAGCTGAAGGCGCCTTTGGAGGCGCTCCCTCTCCCTCTTTCTGACCAGCCAGCTCGGGGTGAACACCGAGTAGCACTCCTCCTCGTACTCCACGATGGGCTCGGTGAGCTCTCTAACGGCTTCAATGTTTCCCAGGGCTTTTATGCCGTAGTAGGTCAGGAACGTCACGAGCGGACCCTTCTTTTTACGGAGAACGAAGTCCTCCACCGCCCCCTTCACACGCTCGAACTCCTCGTCCCCGGCTATGGATATCTCCATACTGTGCTTTTTCCATTCTCCCACCAGATAGTTCTCGAGGTTCGCCGCAGAGAGGTGGTTCTGCACAGCCATCGCCGCCAGCAGGGTTGCGAAGCCTATCGTCCCCCACTCCAGGTAAAACACGTACCTGGGGTAGTTCTCAAGCATGTAGGGCCTGAGGCCGGCGTACAGCCCCAGGAGTACAAAGAGCAGTATGATTCCGGCGGCGTTTCTCTCCACGAAACGGCTTCCTATCAGGCCGGAGCGTTCAACGGCAACGAGCGCGTACACGACCACCGATGCGGCCGCGGCGTAGAGGAACGCGGGGGCTATAATGTATCCCCTGACCAGCTGCCCGCTGAAGATGTAGAGGGCGTAGAAGGCGATGGCCACCCCCAGGCCCCTGGTTAGAAGCCCCGGGACCTCCGGGAGCTCCGGCGCAACGCTGGCCATGGTAATCCCCGCGGCGAGAAGGGCCAGGGGGAGCTGAAATTCCCAGCTGGTGTACGGTTCGGAGGGAAGGAGATAGAACGCGAGTGCAAAGCCCGCCCCCTTAAAGAGTTTGGAGGCAACTTCCCCGTAATCGGGGAGCAGAAGCGAGAGCCGGGAGAGGAGGAAAAACAGCAGGAGCACCTCGATACTTGCCACGAAGTCCCCCAGGTATCCGCTCAGGAGGGGATATCCCGAAAGGGCATAGACGAGCACCATGAGGATGGGATAGAGAATCAGAGAAGTATCAATCTTCCTCATAGCAGTCACCTCCCACCAGTCGGGACAGGGACCTGTAGAACTCCATGAACTCTCTTTTTCCAACGGGGTAGAGGCTGTATCTGGCGACCTCGAAAAGATACGTGACGGTCTTCAAGTCGTTCCAGTCGTATTCGCCCCGCAGTCTGTGGGCGAGTTCCTCCGGGGCGAGGTCCTTGCCCCCCAGTCCCTTTCTCCTGGCGAGTTCGAGGAAGCATCTGTCGTAGAGTCTCATTATTTCCTCCCTGTAGTCCACAACCCACACTTTGAGCCATCCCCTAACTTTCTCCCCCTTTGCGAGAAGTTCGTGAACTCCCAGAGGCAGCACCAGTTCGAATCTATTCCCAGTTCCAGCGGGCTTGCCGTCGACGAAAAGCTCAACGGGAACGTCGCTCGTGACGGTGATTTTCTCGCCCTCGCCGTAAACCGGTGGCCTTCTGTCGGGATGAAGGATCTGTG contains:
- a CDS encoding DUF58 domain-containing protein; this translates as MTAARSFISTALWFIAAGIIFSMPGLAYLAIIPMTVLAVGLLVDPPEGISVERKLVKTNLRVGEELRVSVHLKVRRGLGFVVIRDALPEEFALVDGSNVRAFFKGPRELVVEYEYVIKPAKRGRYRIGRSEVLGYHVFGLKPSRWGVFGEETYLSVLPRVSLPKRTRTPVTKSQIPIPVTSVSIRGVASTDFREIREYRAGDPVRFINWKASARKGEVLVNEFEKEGKKTVLFIIDATGSKVGSSVENPLEYSIQLVSSLAYYFTKRNYNVGLYVVGHGKLILPATGSKQLYIMVKTLLELEEVEVEKEDFVRAVEGLKHVIIRYTPLVIYVSNLLPERLAEIREGIRRLRPIYRDKRLPMLVFDVSTYSLLERDVSSLILLEKRALRHDLLRAGVYSILWDPTREDVTSVVTKTVRLIR
- a CDS encoding MoxR family ATPase; the encoded protein is MNAESYATLCDEVVSVVSKVYIGNEEVVRKTLAAALVNGNILFEDHPGLGKTLLAKAFGRALGLEYRRVQFTPDLLPSDIIGTKVWRQNLGTFELIKGPIFTHVLLADEINRAPPKTQSALLEAMEERQVTIEGDTMKLEMPFFVIATQNPIEYEGTYPLPEAQLDRFLLRMSVGYPKSLDDEVGILKARISWGKDDPTADMEPVMDRGTFLEMQAFVEHEVFIHDEVLKYIAGIVREVRKDERVEAGPSPRGALALLKVSKANAMMNGRDFVVPDDVKRYVIDALAHRIVLGAEYAFEGVSGREVVEAAVKRVPVPKEFEREE